One stretch of Streptomyces sp. NBC_01363 DNA includes these proteins:
- a CDS encoding transposase, whose product MAARRNHSVELVGPMMPGTGWQNRAGASATSFPVGAFTIDWDRQTVTCPGGKDSTRWAREPVRDKVEIRVQFSKTDCGPCQVKDSCTRGPRRKLTFQDRDIHEVLHQRRAEQETDEWKERYKMRAGVEGAISQAVNRCGLRRSRYRGLAKTSLQHQLTGAAINLARIDAHLTGAPRAHTRTSHFAALRPADQTTSGAKQTAPN is encoded by the coding sequence GTGGCCGCCCGGCGCAACCACAGCGTGGAGCTGGTGGGGCCGATGATGCCCGGCACCGGCTGGCAGAACCGGGCCGGAGCCTCCGCGACCAGCTTCCCCGTCGGCGCGTTCACCATCGACTGGGACCGTCAGACGGTGACCTGCCCCGGCGGGAAGGACAGCACCCGCTGGGCGAGGGAACCCGTCCGGGACAAGGTCGAAATCCGGGTGCAGTTCTCGAAGACCGACTGCGGGCCCTGCCAGGTCAAGGACTCCTGCACGCGCGGACCGCGCCGCAAGCTGACGTTCCAGGACCGGGACATCCATGAGGTCCTGCACCAGCGCCGGGCCGAGCAGGAGACAGACGAGTGGAAGGAACGCTACAAGATGCGCGCCGGTGTCGAAGGCGCCATCTCCCAGGCCGTGAACCGCTGCGGCCTGCGCAGATCCCGCTACCGCGGGCTCGCCAAAACCAGCCTCCAGCACCAGCTCACCGGGGCAGCGATCAACCTCGCCCGCATCGATGCCCACCTCACCGGCGCCCCACGAGCCCACACCCGAACCAGCCACTTCGCAGCACTTCGCCCCGCCGATCAGACGACCAGCGGGGCGAAGCAGACGGCCCCGAATTAA
- the cydB gene encoding cytochrome d ubiquinol oxidase subunit II → MELHDVWFVLIAVLWTGYFFLEGFDFGIGVLTKLLARDRKERRVLINTIGPVWDGNEVWLLSAGGATFAAFPEWYATLFSGFYLPLLLILVCLIVRGVAFEYRAKRSGEKWQTNWEHAIFWTSLLPALLWGVAFGNIVRGVKIDADMEYVGNFWDLLNPYAILGGLVTLSLFTFHGAVFAGLKTAGDIRERAGRLALKLGIVTAVLALGFLIWTQLDNGDGWSLLAMIVAVVALVGAVAMIAAGREGWSFAFSGVTVAAVVAMLFLTLFPNVMPSSLNDAWSLTVTNASSTPYTLKIMTWCAGIATPVVLLYQGWTYWVFRKRIGTQHIAEAH, encoded by the coding sequence ATGGAACTCCACGACGTCTGGTTCGTACTCATCGCCGTCCTCTGGACCGGCTACTTCTTCCTGGAGGGATTCGACTTCGGGATCGGTGTCCTCACCAAGCTGCTGGCCCGCGACCGCAAGGAACGACGGGTCCTGATCAACACGATCGGGCCCGTCTGGGACGGCAACGAGGTGTGGCTGCTCTCCGCGGGCGGTGCTACCTTCGCCGCCTTCCCCGAGTGGTACGCCACCCTGTTCTCCGGCTTCTACCTGCCGCTGCTACTGATCCTGGTCTGCCTGATCGTGCGCGGGGTCGCCTTCGAGTACCGGGCGAAGCGGTCCGGCGAGAAGTGGCAGACCAACTGGGAACACGCGATCTTCTGGACCTCACTGCTCCCGGCCCTGCTCTGGGGCGTGGCCTTCGGGAACATCGTGCGCGGCGTGAAGATCGACGCCGACATGGAGTACGTGGGCAACTTCTGGGACCTGCTCAACCCGTACGCCATCCTCGGCGGACTGGTCACGCTCTCCCTCTTCACCTTCCACGGCGCCGTGTTCGCGGGGCTCAAGACGGCCGGGGACATCCGGGAGCGGGCGGGCAGGCTGGCGCTGAAGCTGGGGATCGTCACCGCGGTGCTCGCGCTCGGCTTCCTGATCTGGACCCAGCTCGACAACGGGGACGGCTGGAGCCTGTTGGCGATGATCGTCGCTGTGGTGGCACTGGTCGGCGCGGTCGCCATGATCGCGGCGGGACGCGAGGGATGGTCGTTCGCGTTCTCCGGCGTGACCGTCGCGGCGGTGGTCGCCATGCTCTTCCTGACGCTCTTCCCGAACGTCATGCCGTCCTCGCTGAACGACGCCTGGAGCCTCACGGTCACCAACGCCTCGTCCACCCCGTACACACTGAAGATCATGACCTGGTGTGCGGGGATCGCCACCCCCGTCGTCCTGCTGTACCAGGGCTGGACGTACTGGGTGTTCCGCAAGCGCATCGGCACGCAGCACATCGCCGAGGCGCACTGA
- a CDS encoding LacI family DNA-binding transcriptional regulator, protein MTAAGKHQVSRTDTPRRGGRQGRAGIRDVAAAAGVSITTVSDALNGKGRLPDATRRHVREVAERLGYRPSAAARTLRTGKSGLIGLTVTTYGDEPFTFTEFAYFAEMARAATSAALARGYALVILPATSRHDVWSNVALDGTVVIDPSDQDPVVTELVRQGLPVVSDGRPAGTLPVTAWVDNDHRAAVLDLLDHLAAAGARRIGLLTGTTTDTYTRLSTTAYLHWCERVGQDPVYESYPAHDPCAGAVAADRLLARPDRPDAVYGLFDPNGTDLLAAARRYGLRVPEDLLLVCCSESTVYATTEPPITTLSLKPRRIGTAVVQLLIDAIEGVDQDGPVEQVIPTELIVRTSSQRRPPRTTVSAPRSPAGD, encoded by the coding sequence ATGACAGCAGCAGGGAAGCACCAGGTGAGCCGGACGGACACACCCCGGCGCGGCGGCCGGCAGGGACGAGCGGGAATCCGGGACGTGGCCGCCGCCGCCGGAGTATCCATCACGACCGTCTCCGACGCGCTCAACGGCAAGGGCAGGCTCCCGGACGCCACCCGCCGCCATGTCCGCGAGGTCGCAGAGCGCCTGGGCTACCGCCCTTCCGCCGCGGCCCGAACCCTCCGTACCGGCAAGTCCGGCCTCATCGGCCTGACCGTGACGACCTACGGGGACGAACCCTTCACCTTCACCGAATTCGCGTACTTCGCCGAGATGGCCAGAGCGGCCACCTCCGCCGCACTCGCCCGCGGCTACGCCCTCGTCATCCTGCCCGCCACCTCACGCCACGACGTCTGGTCGAACGTCGCCCTCGACGGCACCGTCGTGATCGACCCCTCCGACCAGGACCCGGTCGTCACGGAACTCGTACGCCAGGGGCTGCCCGTCGTCTCGGACGGACGTCCGGCCGGCACTCTCCCGGTCACCGCCTGGGTCGACAACGACCACCGGGCCGCCGTGCTCGATCTGCTCGACCATCTCGCCGCCGCCGGAGCCCGCCGCATCGGCCTGCTCACCGGCACCACCACCGACACGTACACCCGCCTCTCCACCACCGCGTACCTCCACTGGTGCGAGCGCGTGGGACAGGACCCGGTGTACGAGTCGTACCCCGCCCACGACCCGTGCGCGGGCGCGGTCGCCGCCGACCGCCTGCTCGCCCGCCCGGACCGGCCCGACGCCGTCTACGGGCTCTTCGACCCCAACGGCACCGATCTGCTGGCGGCGGCCCGCCGGTACGGCCTGCGCGTCCCCGAGGACCTGCTGCTGGTCTGCTGCAGCGAGTCCACCGTGTACGCGACGACCGAGCCCCCCATCACCACCCTCTCGCTCAAGCCGCGCAGAATCGGCACGGCGGTCGTCCAACTCCTGATCGACGCCATCGAGGGCGTGGATCAGGACGGACCGGTGGAGCAGGTCATACCGACCGAACTCATCGTGCGGACCTCCTCGCAACGCCGTCCACCCCGCACCACGGTCAGCGCACCCCGCTCTCCGGCAGGGGATTGA
- a CDS encoding cytochrome ubiquinol oxidase subunit I → MELALAPETLARWQFGITTVYHFLFVPLTISLAALTAGLQTAWVRTNNEKYLRATKFWGKLFLINIAMGVVTGIVQEFQFGMNWSDYSRFVGDIFGAPLAFEALIAFFFESTFIGLWIFGWDKLPKKIHLACIWMVSIGTILSAYFILAANSWMQHPVGYRINKERGRAELTDFWHVLTQNTALAQFFHTITAAFLVGGAFMVGIAAFHLARKKHIPVMRTSLRLGLVTVVIAGLLTAISGDQLGKVMFKQQPMKMAAAEALWEGQDSAPFSIFAVGDVAKGHNTVEISIPGILSFLADDSFTSYVPGINDINKAEQEKFGPGDYRPNIPVAFWSFRWMIGFGMASFALGILGLWLTRKKFMLPPGLRTGEDEVPHLVLFKNKALSPKFAKCYWIVALWTLLFPLIANSWGWIFTEMGRQPWVVYGVLQTRDAVSPGVSQGEVLTSMIGFTLLYAVLAVVEVKLLVKYIKAGPPELTEADLNPPTKIGGDHDDADRPMAFSY, encoded by the coding sequence GTGGAGCTAGCTCTGGCGCCGGAAACCCTGGCGCGATGGCAGTTCGGTATCACTACCGTCTATCACTTCCTGTTCGTCCCCCTGACGATCTCTCTCGCCGCGCTCACCGCCGGCCTGCAGACCGCCTGGGTCCGGACGAACAACGAGAAGTACCTCAGGGCGACGAAGTTCTGGGGCAAACTCTTCCTGATCAATATCGCCATGGGCGTCGTCACCGGCATCGTCCAGGAGTTCCAGTTCGGCATGAACTGGTCCGACTACTCGCGGTTCGTCGGCGACATCTTCGGTGCCCCGCTCGCGTTCGAGGCACTGATCGCGTTCTTCTTCGAGTCCACCTTCATCGGGCTGTGGATCTTCGGCTGGGACAAGTTGCCGAAGAAGATCCATCTCGCCTGCATCTGGATGGTCTCCATCGGGACCATCCTGTCCGCGTACTTCATCCTGGCGGCCAACTCCTGGATGCAGCACCCGGTCGGCTACCGGATCAACAAGGAGCGCGGCCGGGCCGAGCTCACCGACTTCTGGCACGTGCTCACCCAGAACACCGCGCTCGCCCAGTTCTTCCACACCATCACTGCGGCCTTCCTGGTCGGCGGCGCGTTCATGGTCGGCATCGCCGCCTTCCACCTGGCGCGCAAGAAGCACATCCCGGTGATGCGGACCTCTTTGCGGCTCGGCCTGGTCACCGTGGTCATCGCCGGACTGCTCACCGCCATCAGCGGCGACCAGCTCGGCAAGGTCATGTTCAAGCAGCAGCCGATGAAGATGGCCGCCGCCGAGGCGCTCTGGGAGGGGCAGGACTCGGCGCCCTTCTCGATCTTCGCGGTCGGCGACGTGGCCAAGGGCCACAACACCGTGGAGATCTCCATCCCGGGGATACTGTCCTTCCTCGCGGACGACAGCTTCACTTCGTACGTCCCCGGCATCAACGACATCAACAAGGCCGAGCAGGAGAAGTTCGGCCCCGGCGACTACCGGCCCAATATCCCGGTCGCGTTCTGGAGCTTCCGCTGGATGATCGGCTTCGGGATGGCGTCCTTCGCTCTCGGCATCCTCGGACTGTGGCTGACCCGGAAGAAGTTCATGCTGCCGCCGGGACTGCGGACCGGCGAGGACGAAGTGCCCCACCTGGTCCTCTTCAAGAACAAGGCCCTCAGCCCGAAGTTCGCCAAGTGCTACTGGATCGTCGCGCTCTGGACGCTGCTCTTCCCGCTGATCGCCAACTCCTGGGGCTGGATCTTCACCGAGATGGGCCGCCAGCCCTGGGTCGTCTACGGCGTGCTCCAGACCCGCGACGCGGTCTCCCCCGGCGTCTCGCAGGGCGAGGTGCTCACCTCGATGATCGGCTTCACCCTGCTCTACGCCGTGCTCGCGGTCGTCGAGGTCAAGCTGCTCGTGAAGTACATCAAGGCAGGTCCGCCGGAGCTCACGGAGGCCGACCTCAACCCGCCCACCAAGATCGGCGGCGACCATGACGACGCCGACCGGCCGATGGCCTTCTCCTACTGA
- the cydD gene encoding thiol reductant ABC exporter subunit CydD, whose translation MKPIDPRLLRYARATRLFLAAVVALGVVGAALVIAQAMLIAEVVVGGFEDGLTVSALRTPLILLAAVALGRGLVSWLTELAAYRASAAVKSELRGRLLARAAALGPGWLNGQRTGSLVALATRGVDALDDYFARYLPQLGLAVVVPVAVLARIVTEDWVSAAIIVVTLPLIPLFMILIGWATQSRMDRQWRLLSRLSGHFLDVVAGLPTLKVFGRAKAQAESIRTITSQYRRATLRTLRIAFLSSFALELLATLSVALVAVTIGMRLVHGGLDLYTGLVVLILAPEAYLPIRQVGAQYHAAAEGLSAAEEIFAVLETELRQDGTADVPGSLRLELERVTVRHEGRAEPSLNGASLVVDEGETVALVGPSGVGKSTLLDVVLGFTHPDEGRVRVGGVDLTTLAPERWRERIAWVPQRPHLFAGTIAENVRLARPDADDSAVTAALRDAGASDFVAELPDGVRTLIGEDGAGLSAGQRQRLALARAFLADRPLLLLDEPTASLDGETEAGIVEAVRRLAVGRTVLLVVHRPALLSVADRVVTLEPGATARPAMTEASAVVSRPTSASSDRMETSAPADRIEEAAESEVLRDTAARSGRVLARVREAAGAQRGRLALALLLGSLALGSAVGLMAVSGWLISRASEQPPVLYLMVAVTATRAFGLGRAVFRYAERLVSHDAVLKMLAELRVAVYRGLERVAPAGLRRTRRGDLLSRLVADVDALQDYWLRWMLPAGTAVVVGTAAAGFIGSLLPAAGAVLAAGLLLAGVGVPLVSSACSRHTERRLAPARADLATRVTDLLGGTAELTVAGALPARAERTRDADGVLTRIAARAATATALGGGLIALVAGLTVVATALVALPAVHDGRLAGVELAVVVLTPLAAFEAVTGLPLAVQYRRRVERSAERVYEVLDAPLPVREPDSPAEAPASPFPLEVRGLSARYPGAGRDALDSVDLTLTAGRRIAVVGPSGSGKTTLAQVLVRFLDERVGTYRIGGVEARALEGDTVRRFVGLCAQDAHVFDSSIRENLRLARPGATEEELRSALGRARLLDWADALPDGLDTLVGEHGARLSGGQRQRLALARAILADFPVLVLDEPAEHLDLATADALTADLLAATEGRTTVLITHRLQGLEAVDEVLVLDAGRVVQRGSYTDLAAGEGPMRRMLQRELETARVPEGAVGVQV comes from the coding sequence GTGAAACCGATCGACCCGCGTCTGCTCCGTTACGCTCGCGCCACCCGCCTCTTCCTGGCGGCCGTGGTGGCGCTCGGAGTTGTCGGGGCGGCGCTGGTCATCGCCCAGGCCATGCTCATCGCCGAAGTGGTGGTGGGCGGGTTCGAGGACGGACTGACGGTCTCCGCTCTGCGGACCCCGCTGATCCTGCTCGCCGCGGTCGCGCTCGGCCGGGGGCTGGTCTCCTGGCTGACCGAACTGGCCGCGTACCGGGCCAGCGCGGCGGTCAAGTCCGAACTCCGCGGCCGGCTGCTGGCGCGGGCCGCGGCGCTCGGCCCCGGCTGGCTGAACGGACAGCGCACCGGCTCCCTGGTGGCGCTCGCGACCCGTGGCGTCGACGCGCTCGACGACTACTTCGCGCGCTATCTGCCGCAGCTCGGCCTCGCGGTCGTCGTGCCGGTGGCGGTCCTTGCCAGGATCGTCACCGAGGACTGGGTCTCGGCAGCGATCATCGTGGTCACGCTGCCGCTCATCCCGCTCTTCATGATCCTCATCGGCTGGGCCACCCAGTCACGGATGGACCGCCAGTGGCGGCTGCTGTCCCGGCTCTCCGGCCACTTCCTCGACGTGGTCGCCGGACTGCCGACGCTGAAGGTCTTCGGCCGCGCCAAGGCGCAGGCCGAGTCCATCCGCACGATCACCTCGCAGTACCGCCGGGCCACGCTGCGGACCCTGCGGATCGCGTTCCTCTCGTCCTTCGCCCTGGAACTGCTGGCCACGCTGTCGGTGGCCCTCGTCGCCGTCACCATCGGCATGCGGCTGGTGCACGGCGGACTCGACCTCTACACCGGCCTGGTGGTGCTGATCCTGGCGCCCGAGGCCTATCTGCCGATCCGCCAGGTCGGAGCGCAGTACCACGCCGCCGCCGAGGGGCTCTCGGCCGCGGAGGAGATCTTCGCGGTACTGGAGACCGAGCTCCGGCAGGACGGCACGGCGGACGTGCCCGGTTCACTGCGGCTGGAGCTGGAGCGGGTGACCGTGCGGCACGAGGGCCGTGCCGAACCCTCGCTGAACGGGGCCTCATTGGTGGTGGACGAAGGGGAGACCGTGGCCCTGGTCGGCCCCAGCGGCGTCGGGAAGTCCACCCTGCTCGACGTGGTCCTCGGCTTCACGCACCCCGACGAGGGGCGGGTACGCGTCGGCGGCGTCGACCTGACGACGCTCGCGCCCGAGCGATGGCGGGAACGGATCGCCTGGGTGCCGCAGCGCCCGCACCTCTTCGCGGGCACCATCGCGGAGAACGTACGACTGGCCCGGCCGGACGCCGACGACAGCGCGGTGACGGCCGCGCTGCGGGACGCCGGGGCCTCCGACTTCGTGGCGGAACTGCCGGACGGGGTACGGACACTCATCGGCGAGGACGGCGCGGGCCTCTCCGCCGGACAGCGGCAGCGGCTCGCCCTCGCGCGCGCCTTCCTCGCCGACCGCCCGCTGCTGCTGCTCGACGAGCCGACCGCGAGCCTGGACGGCGAGACGGAGGCGGGGATCGTCGAGGCGGTACGGCGGCTGGCGGTGGGACGGACCGTGCTGCTGGTCGTGCACCGCCCGGCGCTGCTCTCGGTGGCCGACCGGGTGGTGACCCTCGAACCGGGCGCGACGGCGCGGCCGGCGATGACCGAGGCGTCCGCGGTCGTGTCGCGGCCGACGAGCGCTTCCTCCGACCGGATGGAGACGAGCGCTCCCGCCGACCGGATCGAAGAGGCAGCGGAGTCCGAGGTGCTGAGGGACACCGCGGCCCGCTCCGGCCGGGTCCTGGCACGGGTCAGGGAGGCCGCAGGGGCACAGCGCGGCCGGCTGGCACTCGCGCTGCTGCTGGGAAGCCTCGCCCTGGGCTCGGCCGTCGGGCTCATGGCCGTCTCCGGCTGGCTGATCTCGCGCGCCTCCGAACAGCCCCCGGTGCTCTATCTGATGGTCGCCGTGACCGCGACCCGCGCCTTCGGACTCGGGCGGGCCGTCTTCCGTTACGCCGAGCGTCTGGTGTCGCACGACGCGGTGCTCAAGATGCTCGCCGAACTGCGCGTCGCGGTCTACCGGGGCCTGGAGCGCGTCGCGCCCGCCGGACTGCGCCGGACCCGGCGCGGGGACCTGCTCTCCCGGCTCGTCGCCGATGTCGATGCCCTGCAGGACTACTGGCTGCGCTGGATGCTGCCCGCCGGGACCGCCGTGGTCGTCGGAACGGCGGCTGCCGGATTCATCGGCTCGCTGCTGCCGGCGGCAGGCGCCGTGCTGGCCGCCGGACTGCTGCTGGCCGGAGTGGGAGTGCCGCTGGTGAGCAGTGCCTGCTCCCGTCACACGGAACGTCGGCTCGCCCCCGCGCGCGCCGATCTGGCCACCCGGGTCACGGACCTGCTCGGCGGGACCGCCGAACTGACCGTCGCGGGTGCTCTGCCCGCCCGCGCGGAACGGACCCGGGACGCCGACGGCGTACTGACCCGCATCGCCGCCCGCGCGGCGACCGCCACCGCGCTCGGCGGCGGCCTCATCGCCCTGGTCGCCGGCCTCACCGTCGTCGCCACCGCGCTCGTCGCCCTTCCCGCCGTGCACGACGGCCGGCTCGCGGGTGTGGAACTCGCGGTGGTGGTGCTCACCCCGCTGGCCGCCTTCGAGGCCGTGACCGGTCTGCCGCTCGCCGTGCAGTACCGTCGGCGGGTCGAGCGGAGCGCGGAGCGGGTGTACGAGGTGCTGGACGCCCCACTGCCGGTACGCGAACCCGACAGCCCGGCCGAGGCGCCCGCATCGCCCTTCCCGCTGGAGGTACGGGGGCTGTCGGCGCGGTACCCGGGAGCAGGCCGGGACGCCCTCGACTCCGTCGATCTGACGTTGACGGCCGGCCGGCGTATCGCCGTCGTCGGACCCTCCGGCTCCGGGAAGACGACCCTCGCGCAGGTTCTGGTCCGCTTCCTGGACGAGCGAGTCGGTACGTACCGGATCGGCGGCGTCGAGGCCCGTGCGCTGGAGGGGGACACGGTCCGGCGGTTCGTCGGGCTGTGCGCCCAGGACGCCCATGTCTTCGACAGCTCCATCCGGGAGAATCTGCGGCTGGCCCGCCCCGGTGCGACGGAGGAGGAGCTGCGGTCCGCCCTCGGCCGGGCGCGGCTGCTCGACTGGGCCGACGCACTGCCCGACGGGCTCGACACCCTCGTCGGCGAACACGGCGCACGCCTCTCCGGCGGCCAGCGCCAGCGCCTCGCCCTGGCCAGGGCGATCCTCGCCGACTTTCCCGTCCTGGTCCTGGACGAGCCCGCCGAGCATCTCGACCTGGCGACCGCGGACGCCCTGACTGCGGACCTGCTGGCCGCCACCGAGGGGCGCACGACCGTGCTGATCACCCATCGCCTGCAGGGACTCGAAGCCGTCGACGAGGTGCTGGTGCTGGACGCCGGCCGGGTCGTGCAGCGTGGCTCGTACACCGATCTCGCTGCCGGGGAAGGCCCCATGCGCCGGATGCTGCAGCGCGAGCTGGAGACCGCACGGGTGCCGGAAGGGGCCGTGGGTGTGCAGGTGTGA
- the hisC gene encoding histidinol-phosphate transaminase yields the protein MSETSPKLRAELDGVPAYVPGKPAAAGGPVAFKLSSNENPYPPLSGVMESALAAAANFNRYPDMACTGLMNELAERFGVPVSHLATGTGSVGVAQQLLQATSGPGDEVIYAWRSFEAYPIITQVSGATSVKVPLTDGDVHDLDAMADAITDRTRMIFVCNPNNPTGTVVRRDALERFLDRVPGDVLVVLDEAYREFIRDVEVPDGIEIYRDRPNVAVLRTFSKAYGLAGLRVGFAVAHEPVAAALRKTAVPFGVSQLAQDAAVASLRAEDELLGRVGSLVCERQRVQRTLAGQGWSVPDSQANFVWLRLGDRTADFAAACERAGVVVRPFAGEGVRVTIGEDEANDLFLRVAESYRKEL from the coding sequence GTGAGCGAGACGAGCCCCAAGCTGCGCGCCGAGCTGGACGGCGTTCCCGCCTATGTACCGGGCAAGCCGGCCGCTGCCGGCGGTCCGGTCGCGTTCAAGCTGTCCTCCAACGAGAACCCGTATCCGCCGCTGTCCGGGGTGATGGAGTCCGCCCTGGCCGCGGCTGCGAACTTCAACCGCTACCCGGACATGGCCTGTACCGGCCTGATGAACGAGCTGGCCGAGCGTTTCGGTGTGCCCGTCTCGCACCTCGCCACCGGAACCGGCTCGGTCGGCGTCGCGCAGCAGCTGCTCCAGGCCACGTCGGGCCCGGGCGACGAGGTCATCTACGCCTGGCGCTCCTTCGAGGCGTACCCGATCATCACGCAGGTCAGCGGTGCGACCTCGGTGAAGGTCCCGCTGACCGACGGTGACGTGCACGACCTCGACGCGATGGCGGACGCGATCACCGACCGCACCCGGATGATCTTCGTCTGCAACCCGAACAACCCGACCGGCACCGTGGTGCGCCGGGACGCGCTGGAGCGGTTCCTGGACCGGGTGCCGGGCGATGTCCTCGTGGTGCTCGACGAGGCGTACCGGGAGTTCATCCGTGACGTCGAGGTGCCGGACGGCATCGAGATCTACCGGGACCGGCCCAATGTGGCGGTGCTGCGGACCTTCTCCAAGGCGTACGGCCTGGCGGGTCTGCGGGTCGGTTTCGCCGTGGCCCACGAGCCGGTGGCGGCCGCGCTGCGCAAGACGGCGGTGCCCTTCGGGGTCAGCCAGCTCGCGCAGGACGCGGCGGTCGCCTCGCTGCGTGCCGAGGACGAACTCCTGGGGCGGGTGGGCTCGTTGGTGTGCGAGCGCCAGCGTGTGCAGCGGACGCTGGCCGGCCAGGGGTGGAGCGTGCCGGATTCCCAGGCGAATTTCGTCTGGCTGCGGCTCGGGGACCGTACCGCCGACTTCGCCGCGGCATGTGAGCGGGCCGGAGTGGTGGTCAGGCCGTTCGCGGGCGAGGGCGTGCGGGTCACGATCGGGGAGGACGAGGCGAACGACCTGTTCCTGAGGGTGGCGGAGTCGTACCGCAAGGAGCTGTAG
- a CDS encoding GAF domain-containing sensor histidine kinase, whose amino-acid sequence MPEQDPKDSLEAATQATRSLQGLSTEITARIPQLLEAMRSVGAGLELHSTLDRICETAAELARSHYAAIGVVDEEGEGLSDFVTYGVPDEVEEEIGHRPDGHRGLLGALIHDPVPVRLADLTADPRFAGFPPGHPRMRTFLGVPIRVQGEIFGNLYLAEKDDGGEFNDYDLHMVRVLATEAGIAIGNARLYEAARQRERWIDGSVAVTTALLSGGDADDALSVVAEQARRLADSAAGIVLLPTEDGGLEIVAVSADDPSSSLGVIIGPESSVAAKLLGGEAVFVDDSATDPRMVTTLAHRYGPSMLLPLHSGGRVLGALATPRARGGRPFTEAERTLATQFASQAALALMMAEAQRDRERLAVYEDRDRIARDLHDLVIQRLFATGMMLESAQRRSVVPEVQTGVGRAVDELDVTIQEIRTAIFALQQEPAEAPSGLRTRVLREINMAAVPLGFKPSHRFLGPVDSLVGELTGKNLIAALREALSNAFRHAEASLIDVVVDTTATLPDGRDAVRLSVADDGVGISEGGRRSGLRNLARRAESLGGASWFGPGIGEDGGGTTVVWEAPL is encoded by the coding sequence ATGCCGGAGCAGGACCCGAAGGACTCACTCGAAGCGGCTACCCAGGCGACCCGCAGCCTGCAGGGCCTGTCCACCGAGATCACCGCCCGCATCCCCCAACTGCTGGAAGCCATGCGTTCCGTCGGCGCGGGCCTGGAACTGCACTCCACCCTCGACCGGATCTGCGAGACGGCCGCCGAACTCGCCCGATCCCACTACGCCGCCATCGGTGTCGTGGACGAGGAGGGCGAGGGGCTCTCCGATTTCGTCACGTACGGAGTGCCGGACGAGGTGGAGGAAGAGATCGGGCACCGCCCCGACGGGCACCGGGGACTGCTGGGCGCACTGATCCACGATCCGGTACCGGTGAGGCTCGCCGATCTGACGGCCGATCCGAGGTTCGCCGGCTTCCCGCCCGGCCACCCCCGGATGCGGACCTTTCTCGGCGTCCCGATCCGCGTACAGGGAGAGATCTTCGGAAATCTCTATCTGGCCGAGAAGGACGACGGCGGCGAGTTCAACGACTACGACCTGCACATGGTCCGGGTGCTCGCCACGGAGGCCGGAATCGCCATCGGCAACGCCCGGCTGTACGAGGCGGCACGCCAGCGCGAGCGGTGGATCGACGGATCGGTGGCCGTGACAACCGCCTTGCTCTCCGGCGGGGACGCCGACGACGCGCTCTCCGTCGTCGCCGAACAGGCCCGCCGGCTCGCCGACTCCGCCGCCGGGATCGTGCTGCTGCCCACCGAGGACGGCGGGCTGGAGATCGTCGCCGTCTCCGCGGACGACCCCTCCTCCTCGCTCGGAGTGATCATCGGGCCCGAGAGCTCGGTGGCGGCGAAGCTGCTGGGCGGCGAGGCGGTCTTCGTGGACGATTCGGCCACCGACCCCCGCATGGTCACCACGCTGGCCCATCGGTACGGCCCGAGCATGCTGCTGCCCCTGCACAGCGGCGGGCGGGTGCTCGGCGCGCTCGCCACCCCCCGTGCCCGGGGCGGCAGGCCCTTCACGGAGGCGGAGCGGACCCTCGCCACCCAGTTCGCCTCGCAGGCGGCGCTCGCGCTGATGATGGCCGAGGCACAGCGGGACCGCGAGCGGCTGGCGGTCTACGAGGACCGGGACCGGATCGCCCGCGATCTGCACGATCTGGTCATCCAGCGGCTGTTCGCCACCGGGATGATGCTGGAGAGCGCCCAGCGCCGGTCGGTCGTGCCCGAGGTGCAGACCGGGGTCGGCCGGGCGGTCGACGAACTGGACGTGACCATCCAGGAGATCCGCACCGCGATCTTCGCGCTGCAGCAGGAGCCCGCCGAGGCGCCTTCGGGGCTGCGCACCCGCGTCCTGCGCGAGATCAACATGGCGGCGGTCCCGCTGGGCTTCAAGCCCTCGCACCGCTTCCTCGGCCCGGTCGACTCGCTGGTCGGCGAGCTGACCGGCAAGAACCTCATCGCGGCGCTGCGGGAGGCGCTGTCCAACGCCTTCCGGCACGCCGAGGCGTCGTTGATCGACGTGGTCGTCGACACGACCGCCACGCTGCCCGACGGGAGGGACGCGGTGCGGTTGTCGGTCGCCGACGACGGAGTGGGCATCTCCGAGGGCGGCCGTCGCAGCGGGCTGCGGAATCTGGCGCGCCGGGCGGAGTCGCTCGGCGGCGCGAGCTGGTTCGGGCCCGGGATCGGGGAGGACGGGGGCGGTACGACGGTGGTGTGGGAGGCGCCTCTGTGA